The following are encoded together in the Culex pipiens pallens isolate TS chromosome 1, TS_CPP_V2, whole genome shotgun sequence genome:
- the LOC120425747 gene encoding zinc finger protein 853-like, with translation MVNGGKTVSIELIGYAIQLLQEMATELNQPNLPLLEVDRIIDAVSRVVPGWEALLADIRCEVMPGTEQELKQNTPNQVPKPLVLKEEESSAADSVAVLLNTILAQLEAYKQLVVQVADCPRTPPLENLLTKLAEQGSDSLQRLRSFMETSAAGGLAEVEESCVVEEKISVGQDPEAATPTVSARVKAAGATRRNAVARPRVVLDDVLDHAVPKTKKDQKVQLGFACDLCRKRYTSKQNLEGHMNSVHLKVKPFACRVCNQRFSIRAAQNRHQQRHFWMFNCDMCNNRYKLKAHLLQHKAKRH, from the exons ATGGTAAACGGCGGAAAAACAGTTTCAATCGAATTAATCGGGTACGCCATTCAGTTACTGCAAGAAATGGCGACTGAG CTAAACCAGCCAAACCTTCCGCTTTTGGAGGTCGACCGGATTATTGATGCCGTGAGTCGGGTCGTGCCCGGCTGGGAGGCACTGCTGGCCGACATCCGGTGCGAGGTCATGCCCGGAACGGAGCAGGAACTTAAACAGAACACACCAAATCAGGTGCCGAAGCCGTTGGTACTCAAGGAGGAGGAATCTTCGGCAGCAGATTCCGTGGCGGTCCTCCTCAACACCATTCTGGCACAGCTCGAAGCGTACAAGCAGCTCGTTGTACAAGTAGCGGATTGCCCACGAACGCCGCCGCTGGAGAATCTGCTGACGAAGCTGGCAGAGCAGGGAAGCGATTCGCTGCAGAGACTGCGCTCGTTCATGGAAACTTCAGCAGCCGGAGGTCTAGCGGAAGTGGAAGAGTCGTGTGTCGTTGAGGAGAAGATCTCCGTGGGACAAGATCCGGAAGCTGCAACGCCAACCGTCTCGGCAAGAGTAAAAGCAGCGGGCGCTACTCGCAGAAATGCCGTTGCCCGACCGCGAGTCGTGCTGGACGACGTGCTTGATCATGCGGTGCCGAAGACGAAGAAAGACCAGAAAGTCCAGCTCGGATTTGCGTGCGACCTCTGCCGGAAACGTTACACCTCAAAGCAGAACCTGGAAGGCCATATGAACAGTGTGCATCTGAAAGTTAAACCCTTTGCGTGCAGGGTGTGCAACCAAAGGTTTTCGATTCGAGCAGCCCAGAACAGGCACCAACAGCGCCATTTTTGGATGTTTAACTGCGACATGTGTAACAATCGATACAAGCTGAAGGCTCACCTTCTCCAGCACAAGGCAAAGCGTCATTGA
- the LOC120425733 gene encoding SAYSvFN domain-containing protein 1 — MDAKLASYRSTKRRQALLNSFKDRLYNMVSFQQVKVDGEKSTHVIVEADVDPHPKKQDKITPVHKPQHKPRTHSETESILSVASSSSADQHPEDLPASTTPKPPRSYLYYVTYLVYFLFWVTLYAIAIELRFGVVFLMLSALVAIYVNTRTGPKAAGEVSAYSVFNEDFKSIDGTLKAEQFEREIGIRHH; from the exons ATGGACGCAAAACTCGCCTCGTACCGCTCAACGAAACGCCGCCAGGCGCTGCTGAATTCGTTCAAAGATCGTCTCTACAATATGGTCTCCTTCCAGCAGGTCAAAGTGGACGGTGAAAAGTCCACCCACGTCATCGTCGAAGCGGAT GTCGATCCTCACCCGAAAAAGCAGGACAAAATAACTCCCGTCCACAAGCCGCAGCACAAACCACGCACGCACTCGGAAACCGAATCAATCCTTTCCGTGGCAAGTTCCTCCTCGGCGGACCAGCACCCGGAGGACCTGCCAGCATCCACTACCCCCAAACCGCCCCGTTCCTACCTGTACTACGTGACCTATCTGGTGTACTTTCTCTTTTGGGTCACACTCTACGCGATCGCCATCGAGCTGCGGTTCGGCGTCGTGTTCCTGATGCTGTCGGCGCTGGTGGCCATCTACGTGAACACGCGAACCGGCCCCAAGGCCGCCGGCGAGGTCTCGGCGTACAGCGTGTTCAACGAGGACTTCAAGTCGATCGACGGGACGTTGAAGGCGGAGCAGTTTGAGCGGGAGATTGGCATTCGGCATCATTGA